The nucleotide window GATCAGAAAGGCGGGGTCATGACTGATCGGACAACGGTCCCCCAATATGCAGTTGCCCCTGATGAAGTGTTGGCAAGCCTGGTGGGCATATGGGCAATCTTCGTCGCTGTTCTGGCATatgccttcttcttgctcAAAGCTTGCTTTAGTTTCTCACCCAGGAACTGCGCTATAAACGGGTTTCGCTTTGCAATCTCGATTAAATCCGGCACATGGTTTAGTATTGCTTCTTCCACAATAGAATCGTCATTCATTTGCTCGGGTCCATTGAACTGATGGCGTATATTTAGCTTGAAGAAAGGGTCGTGGCTATGGTTGCAATATTGTACAAATTGACACATACCCTGCATCCACTTTTTGCAAGGCTCATGCTTGTTCTTGCACTTCGTGCCACGCGAGCAGTGGCCTTATTTAAAAGCGGTGCAAGCTTCTACATATGACGTATCGAAATCGGCGAAGTGTTGCGCGGAAAATTGAATTGGCTGTGTCTGATCCCACAGTCCAGGCTTGAGAAAACCGACCGTACCAGACGTTGATGACCGAGCAGACTCCGGCTCGATGCCCTCCATCGGCATTGGATCGGGCGATCCGGATGTCGGGACGAAAGGTTGTAACATGCTATAAATCTCGTCATTTTGAGCCTTTGCGGCAAATAGTTCTGTCTCCAATTTTCCAATTCGGGCATTTGCGGTCGATAGAGCTGCCTCGCGGAATTCTGTTTGAGACTTGGCGGCCAATAGAGCTGCCTCTTGGACTTCGCTTTGAGCATTTACTTCCGATAGCCTAATTTTAAGTTTTTCAACCTCATCTGCGTTGCGAAACATTTGTGTTTGATAGGCGTCTTCACGCTCAACGTTAGCAGCGGCGTATTCTGCAACCCGCTCTCTCGTAGCATCTTCGAGTTCTTTCAACTGCTGTTTTGCTTCTTTCGGTTTTGACGTTTGCCCGCTGGAGTGCTTCTTGATTATGTCTTTCCTGCTCCAGGAACTTCTCCGTTTGCAAACTCATACCTTTGGCCTCAATCCGCAATTTTTTTCTTCACGGCGTTCAAGATCCCTTTCCTTTTCATTCTGTTGATGCAACTGCTCTTCAGCCTTCTTTCGGAGCCTAGCTGCCTCTTTGGCATCAGGGTGAGGATTCAAAAGTGAACTGACACTTTTTTCTGTCTTTTCTTTGGTTTTTTTCTACCATATCCTTACTCAGAGTCTTCATGGCTGCCCGGATGTCAGGATGTAGGTCCATCTCTGGTGGTGGGATGGTGAGCCAATCATTCACATCGTTAATATAGTTGATCAAGTCATCAAGAAGTTGGTAAGGCTTGCGGTAGGCAATCGACCAAATCAGCCAATTGAGACATGCCTTAGACAGTGGTGTGTAACGCAAAATGCCGCGCCACTTGGCTGCATCGGCTAAGGACTTATGCAGCCCAGCAACATGACTGCGCATAGTGGCGATGAATTCGTCGTTGGCCGGCTTATCGCTGAGGTAAAGCTTCTCTATGGCCTCTAGGTCTTTTCGTACGCTTCTGTAATGCTCGATGAAGTCTCTGACTAGCCTGTCCTTGTCTGTCCGAGTCGAATTCGGGTTGCCTGCGAGACGAGGGATCACGTGACGAGCTGCTGTGCCTTGCTCGAAATTCCTTTTGGTGTGCGCATGGGTGAACATTTCAAAGAGATCTTGTCGAAAGTCTTCAGCAAGGTCTTCCGTGGGCGTAGGAAGCGCAGCCTTATGTAGGCGTAACGCGTATGCGCTGAAGCACATATTGGCCATATTCTTATTGGGATTAGCATTGTCATATCGCTGCTAGGTCACTCTCATACTTTTGGGTTGTATTCTTCTGTATCGGCGCAGCTCTTTTTGGCGCGCGGCTCAGGTATCGTGTCGTATTGATCAGCCTGTGACATCAGATTAGTAAAGAAATACGTGCATGAGACATTTGGAAAGTGGCTTACTAGCTCTGACTTGTTGACCACAGCTGATCGCTTCCTTTTCTCTCCGGCCATCGGGGTTGCGTATGTCTGGTAGGCCACAGGGTTGGCCGCAGGGAATGCAGCCATGGCAAAGCTATTCTGAGAAGAGTCACGGGTTTTTGGTGACGCGTTAAGTGCAGGTCTATCTATACTGGGCGAAGTGGGTGGTTATGCTCACTATAGACTGTGGGTCGGTCGTACGTATTGATGAGGGGGTGATATTGTGGGCGCAATGTGATTTTCATATGCTAGCAAGGAGAGGTAGAGCTATGTGGGTGGTGGTTGGATCCATGCAGCGTAGATTTGTGGTGATTGGGGTAACAAAGAGGGGCGAGTGAAAGGGCGTAGGAGCAGCCACTGCGATAGTGCGTGAAAGAGTATGACAATGGGATAAAGCAGAGAATAACGGATCAACAGGAACGTGACCAGGTGTCATTTGGAAGACAATGACTTGGATAAGCAGTGCATATAGTATAGCGGTTCTACGATAGCATAGAGCATGTATGTGATGAGACGAATACGCCGTATAGAAACATGGTGAGAAACGTCAGAAACGAGGGCAAATAGGGCGCCACACGTTGGCGTAGGCTGTGGACATGATGTGTATTGAGAAGTCGCGTTGCCTTGGTTTAGCTATAAGTTGAGAAGGCATAATCCCGGAGACGAGGCGACGATCCAATCTGCCAACCTGTTGTCCAACAGTGGCACCAAAGCTCGCTCAGTCTTGAAAATTGGCGGCACAAGACAGATGGGTATCAAAGCGAAGAGACAGGACAAACAAAGACATTGTGAAGATGATGAAAGATTGAAGCAGAGACAAAAGGTGGTGTCGGACGCTCGGGCGATGTTACTCGGCAAGTGGTGCGGGCGCTAGTGGGCTGGCAGGCACGGGATTCAAAGAGCAGATCGAGGCGGAAGTCGCGACCAGGGGCATTGTCGCAGTACAGCCCTCTTCGATGTGTTGGTAACATAATCATCGCGATAATGAGGAATCCGGTTGCGTGCGTCTCCTGTCGGTCAGCAAAGCAAAAGTGCATCCACGAAGACCGGCCACCATGCGACAGGTGCAAGCAGAGCGGGCGCGCTGAGCTTTGCGAGTTTCCAGGTGCGTGCTCACGTAACACCGTCACCGTCTCCAAGACGCCTACTCACACACGCTCCTCCAGCGCCAGGGACGAGTGCAATCCATCGCAAGCCCAAGCGACCACGGCTCTCGGAAGATGTAGGAGAGACGCCGCCCTCGAATCCTGCGAGTGCAACCAGCATAGCGCCCCATCCAAGCCGCAATGACGCACATCTGCCGAACGGCACCAATGCCGCTGCACATGCGTCGCCGAGTGCGGCATCAGCGCTGCTCGACGGCCTGGATCCGTTTGAATTGCTCACGGACGAGGTGAAGAACAGTTACCTGCGATGCTCGTACAAATGGAGCTTCCACCACACGCCGACGTTGCTGCGGCGGATCCGCGACCGAACGCTGGAGCCGTGGATGGTGTGGGCGATACTCGCACTTGCCATTAGGTAAGTTACTGTAGTTATGCCTCCTCACGACGGCGCCTGCCCTGCCTGAGGAAGACACTGAGCTAGTCGACTAACGCGCGCAGATTCGTGCAAGAGCCGCCCGCGCCGTTTAGTACACAGACGGAGGCCAGCAATGCCTACGCCGCCCATGCCCGTCAGATCCTGCAGCAGGACCTGGAGACTCCCTCCATCAGCCGAGTGCAAGCGCTGTTGATGCTGACGGGCCATGACTGGGGCGCTGGAAACGGAAGGAGAGCGTGGATCTACCTGGGCATGGCCATTCGTCTGGTCGAGGTCATGGACCTGACGCGCGAGACGGGCATACCGCGTAATCGCGTGCCTACGCGTGAGGAGTTCATCGAGGCCGAGGTGCGTCGCCGCACTGCCTGGACCTGCTTCCTGATGGACTCGCTCCTCAGCGGCGGCAAGGGGCGAAAGAGGTCCCTGACTGCCGCAGACATGTCCATTCAGCTGCCCTGTGAGCGTGAGGACTTTGTCTTTGGGGAACCCAA belongs to Pyrenophora tritici-repentis strain M4 chromosome 10, whole genome shotgun sequence and includes:
- a CDS encoding Cast multi-domain protein; this translates as MAAFPAANPVAYQTYATPMAGEKRKRSAVVNKSELADQYDTIPEPRAKKSCADTEEYNPKNMANMCFSAYALRLHKAALPTPTEDLAEDFRQDLFEMFTHAHTKRNFEQGTAARHVIPRLAGNPNSTRTDKDRLVRDFIEHYRSVRKDLEAIEKLYLSDKPANDEFIATMRSHVAGLHKSLADAAKWRGILRYTPLSKACLNWLIWSIAYRKPYQLLDDLINYINDVNDWLTIPPPEMDLHPDIRAAMKTLKAARLRKKAEEQLHQQNEKERDLERREEKNCGLRPKKHSSGQTSKPKEAKQQLKELEDATRERVAEYAAANVEREDAYQTQMFRNADEVEKLKIRLSEVNAQSEVQEAALLAAKSQTEFREAALSTANARIGKLETELFAAKAQNDEIYSMLQPFVPTSGSPDPMPMEGIEPESARSSTSGTFNGPEQMNDDSIVEEAILNHVPDLIEIAKRNPFIAQFLGEKLKQALSKKKAYARTATKIAHMPTRLANTSSGATAYWGTVVRSVMTPPF